The Daphnia pulicaria isolate SC F1-1A chromosome 12, SC_F0-13Bv2, whole genome shotgun sequence genome segment ttgattgaataaaacattgaCACTTGTTTTGCTTGTTTTTCCAGACTTTCACAAGATAGGAGGATTTTTCATCCTCATTCCCTGCTTGAATTCTCCCCACGATGGAGTTCGTTGGAGGTGCTGTCAGTTGATCGGCACCCTCACCCAGAACAACCCATACTGCCAACAGCATGTGCTCAACGAAGACCTATTGCCAATTCTGCTTAAGATGCTGGAAAACGATGACTGTGAAGAGGCGAGAATCAAAGCCTTGTACGCCATTTCATGTAATGAGCAGATTTACAACTCACACTAAGGGAATTCAGCTAACAATTGATTGATTATAGGTTTGACAAGAGAATGTGCAGAAGCCCAGGATGCATTTGTGCATTGTGATGGTTTCTCGTCTTTACTGAGAGCACTGCAATCATCACTTGGGAAACTGAAAATCAAGGCTTCATTCTTGTTGACTTGTTTATGCAATGAGAATCCATCCTTCAAAGGTTTTATTCACATTCATAAGTTTCTCCATTTGTACTCTAACCAATACCTGTTTACTAGATACTTTATGCAATATGGGATTTGTGGAGCAGTTTGTGGCTCTGCTTCAACGAGATCACGACTCGACTCACGAACATCTACTGGCCGCCTTGCTGGCACTTACTCAGAGCCATCCCCCATCGATCGAGGAGTGCCGTAGATCCGAATTTCTCTTTCGTGAATTTCTCGACAACCGCATCGAATTAATCGGAGATCGCGACGAATGTctggtaataataattattagtcaatacttgaaaatgaaatcgaattttaaactttgaattttcatttgataGGAGGAAGCCGAGTATTGCCGTACTTTGTTGTCGGTgattttcaaggaagacattgTCGAAGACAGGTGAAGTTATTGGCATTCGATTGCTGGCAATAGaaagagaatttaaaaaacaaacaaagaggCTCATGATATGGAGGCGCAATACACACACCGACGTCCTTTTGATAATCTTTAcgtttgtgtttgtttactCTCTCGTGAACCATCGAAGCGTGCACGGTGTTCTCTAATTTTGTTATCGTAATCCATCAATCCTATTGATCCTCAAGATTGTTGTGGTCATTACAACCCTAAAGAATACATATGTATTAACAAGAAGGTCTCTGCTAAAAAAGTTTGTATTTAGCGCAAAATTTCAACgcgtttaattttttggggcTATTTTTCATCGTTATCGGTCATCCGGGCGGCGGTTGAAAACCCGCAATTTGGTTACAGGCAAAGTTaagtgaaaaataagaaaaaggaattaaaGCGACTGTGAAATGTCCTCCTCCAACATCAATCCAGTAAAATGAGTAAAGTGGCGATAATCGTCGAATAAAATCACTCCCTTTGTCGGAAGCATTCGCCTTTTACGACGGGCTGCAGTACCGTCACCAATCAACGGAGGCAACAAGGAATCTATTTGCAACCAGATTTGATCACCAGGTAATAGATTGAGCGTCGAGTGCAACGTCACGGGAGTGAATTGCCCTGCAACGGTGTTTTGGTCTTCAACGAAACCTCTACCAATAAGATTTCCATTCAAATACAAATCCACGCCTAAATAGAGCAGAGAGGAAAATGTTGGGAATTCGGCCAATCCTGTGAACGAAAAGTAATAAGTTCCAGCTCTAGGAGCGGTGAAAACCCCAGTCGTTAAATTCATGGCGTTTCCGATGTTGACAAGTGCAACATCAAAGGGAATGGAAACGTTGACTTTGGAGAAACGGTCACTTCTCTGCACGTAAAAGTAGGTGGGCActgatttgacgtcggcgtacCCGA includes the following:
- the LOC124316448 gene encoding hsp70-binding protein 1-like, translating into MEPPRQPRDMQGLLRFAIEGTAAEDRTTTTSMSEERRRWLEEALRGLSVDVVAEISKSLNILNPDRVESPEEDPQEMEEALEMITDFADSMDTANDFHKIGGFFILIPCLNSPHDGVRWRCCQLIGTLTQNNPYCQQHVLNEDLLPILLKMLENDDCEEARIKALYAISCLTRECAEAQDAFVHCDGFSSLLRALQSSLGKLKIKASFLLTCLCNENPSFKDTLCNMGFVEQFVALLQRDHDSTHEHLLAALLALTQSHPPSIEECRRSEFLFREFLDNRIELIGDRDECLEEAEYCRTLLSVIFKEDIVEDR